The following proteins come from a genomic window of Melioribacteraceae bacterium 4301-Me:
- a CDS encoding PorV/PorQ family protein, whose translation MINKKILSGLLFTVVFAFPSLAQHVTKTGTTAAKFLSIGVGPRANAMGSAYSSIANDPSAMYWNPAGISNINDFQSIFTYTKMFADINLNYIGVVLPTGDVGVFGVSVTALNVGDMNVTTEYFPEGTGEKFSAGSYAFGLSYARHITDNFSVGFSVKYIREDIYNSTAEGYGFDVGTIFNTPFYGIKFASSITNYGSKMQITGQDLLIRYDPDPTRAGNNQTIDANYATEQFELPLKLQIGISKDFMIAEENRFTISVDAIHPNDNDQWVDVGGELSFLNDLISIRGGYKTLFLKDSQEGLTLGAGIKYDGLKVFSLRIDYSYQRLKYLDNMHSFGVIIGF comes from the coding sequence GTGATAAATAAAAAGATATTAAGCGGATTATTATTTACAGTTGTTTTTGCTTTTCCGTCTTTAGCTCAACACGTTACAAAAACAGGTACAACTGCGGCCAAGTTTTTAAGTATTGGAGTTGGTCCAAGAGCAAATGCAATGGGGTCTGCATATTCTTCAATAGCTAATGATCCATCGGCTATGTATTGGAATCCAGCAGGAATTTCTAATATCAACGACTTTCAATCCATTTTTACTTACACAAAAATGTTTGCAGATATTAACCTGAATTACATTGGGGTAGTTTTACCGACTGGAGATGTTGGAGTTTTTGGTGTAAGTGTTACTGCATTAAATGTTGGGGATATGAATGTTACAACCGAATATTTCCCAGAGGGAACAGGAGAAAAATTTTCAGCTGGTAGTTATGCGTTTGGTCTTTCGTATGCCCGTCATATCACTGATAATTTTAGTGTTGGATTTTCTGTTAAATATATAAGAGAAGATATTTACAATAGTACTGCTGAAGGTTATGGTTTTGATGTTGGTACAATTTTTAACACTCCTTTTTATGGGATAAAATTTGCCTCTAGCATTACCAACTATGGCTCTAAAATGCAAATTACCGGTCAAGATTTACTTATAAGGTATGACCCTGACCCAACGCGTGCCGGTAACAATCAAACTATCGATGCTAATTACGCAACTGAACAGTTCGAACTACCCTTGAAATTACAGATAGGAATTTCCAAGGACTTTATGATTGCAGAAGAAAATAGATTTACAATTTCTGTGGATGCAATTCACCCAAATGATAATGATCAGTGGGTTGATGTAGGTGGTGAATTGTCGTTTCTAAATGATTTAATTTCTATAAGAGGTGGGTATAAAACTCTATTTTTGAAAGATAGTCAAGAGGGGCTTACTTTAGGTGCTGGAATTAAATACGATGGATTGAAGGTTTTTAGCCTTCGCATTGATTATTCTTATCAGCGACTAAAATACTTAGATAATATGCATAGTTTTGGGGTTATTATAGGATTTTAA
- a CDS encoding T9SS type A sorting domain-containing protein yields the protein MKKILLPLTVILLSSFALSYAQTYNVTFQVNMKVEFKKGKISGGDVVSVRGNFNDWGESNLSDADNDSIYTGTIAVEASKLDNGKMYYKFFSHGAGADNGGWETMADNRTTTVTGDVTLDVVWFNDEPMPSGNPANVTFNADMRLPIKQGDLIPGVGKVYVAGDFNGWNTTADELTDTDGDSVYSKTVQINSAQLIHYKFLYGNQSGGTTWENDPNKTFWIKDGDNTINRFFNDVNPNVTLRDGNISFYVDMSPMEEVGLFNSSEDSVQLRGSFNGWSSSDPTKSLMNQDIFEPSKWFIQVPFIKGEVGSNQFYKFRMQVKDQVNSPFKGDAGYERPLSTGGGNRTIPFEGLNDQTVPTAFFDDIRPDYVVPQGQSVSITLSVDMTPAMDPQKQAVPFNPATDTVYLVPGQAAWAAVMGWTEGMDRAVKFSDPDGDHIYTATITINGPAFNGFVYNYEFANADGLVKEPTSFDNNAWRVRFIGQNGYRSFVQPYTAPLDVWTNKADKSSQVEPYPDGYPTSVETLGDLPATYTLNQNYPNPFNPSTTISFALPKQTEVTLKVYNILGQEVSTLVNNQVMEAGVHKVNFGALNLASGVYFYTIKAGNFTATKKMLLLK from the coding sequence ATGAAAAAAATCCTTTTACCTCTTACAGTAATACTTCTTTCTTCCTTTGCTCTTTCTTATGCTCAGACTTACAATGTTACTTTTCAAGTCAACATGAAAGTAGAGTTTAAGAAAGGCAAAATATCAGGAGGAGATGTTGTTTCTGTTAGGGGAAATTTCAATGATTGGGGCGAATCCAATTTATCGGACGCCGACAATGATAGCATCTATACTGGTACAATTGCGGTTGAGGCCAGCAAACTTGATAACGGGAAGATGTACTACAAGTTTTTCTCCCACGGTGCAGGTGCAGATAATGGAGGATGGGAAACTATGGCTGATAACCGTACAACAACTGTTACAGGAGATGTAACATTAGATGTTGTTTGGTTTAATGATGAACCTATGCCCTCAGGCAATCCTGCTAATGTTACATTCAATGCAGATATGCGATTACCTATTAAACAGGGTGATTTAATACCTGGAGTTGGCAAAGTGTATGTCGCAGGGGATTTCAATGGTTGGAATACTACTGCTGATGAATTAACAGACACTGATGGGGATTCAGTTTACTCAAAAACTGTCCAAATTAATTCTGCACAACTGATTCACTATAAGTTCTTATATGGAAATCAATCTGGCGGTACAACTTGGGAAAACGACCCAAATAAAACATTTTGGATTAAAGATGGAGATAACACTATCAACAGATTTTTTAATGATGTAAATCCTAATGTAACCTTAAGAGATGGCAACATAAGTTTTTATGTAGATATGAGCCCAATGGAAGAGGTAGGGTTGTTTAACTCAAGTGAAGATTCCGTGCAGCTGCGCGGCAGTTTTAATGGATGGAGCTCTAGCGATCCTACAAAGTCGCTTATGAACCAGGACATCTTTGAACCTTCAAAATGGTTTATTCAAGTACCATTCATTAAAGGTGAAGTAGGTTCAAATCAGTTTTACAAATTCAGAATGCAAGTGAAAGATCAAGTGAATTCGCCGTTTAAAGGTGATGCAGGCTACGAGAGACCTCTATCTACAGGCGGTGGGAATAGAACTATTCCCTTTGAAGGATTAAATGACCAAACTGTTCCAACAGCTTTCTTTGATGATATTCGCCCCGATTATGTAGTTCCACAGGGTCAATCTGTTTCAATTACATTAAGTGTTGATATGACACCCGCTATGGATCCTCAAAAACAAGCGGTTCCTTTTAATCCAGCAACAGATACTGTTTATTTAGTACCAGGACAAGCAGCTTGGGCAGCCGTGATGGGTTGGACTGAGGGAATGGATAGAGCAGTTAAATTTAGTGACCCAGATGGTGATCATATCTATACAGCAACTATTACCATTAATGGACCTGCATTTAATGGATTTGTGTATAATTATGAATTTGCTAACGCTGATGGTTTAGTTAAGGAGCCTACTAGTTTTGATAATAATGCTTGGCGTGTAAGATTTATCGGTCAAAATGGTTATCGTTCCTTTGTTCAACCTTACACCGCTCCTTTAGACGTTTGGACAAATAAAGCAGATAAGTCAAGTCAAGTTGAACCTTATCCTGATGGATACCCAACTAGTGTTGAAACTTTGGGCGATCTTCCTGCTACATATACTCTAAACCAAAATTATCCTAATCCATTTAATCCAAGTACTACAATTAGTTTTGCACTTCCTAAACAAACAGAAGTTACTTTAAAAGTATACAACATACTGGGACAGGAAGTTAGCACTCTTGTTAATAACCAAGTAATGGAAGCTGGCGTGCATAAAGTTAATTTTGGGGCACTAAATCTTGCTAGTGGCGTTTACTTCTATACCATTAAAGCAGGGAACTTTACGGCTACTAAAAAGATGCTCTTACTGAAGTAG